The following are encoded in a window of Methanobrevibacter ruminantium M1 genomic DNA:
- the pheS gene encoding phenylalanine--tRNA ligase subunit alpha gives MSEVIDKIINELHIYEKKLLKELEKNEDLSPDEIAQDTGLNIKSVMSAAGILASKGIITVKKDVEEKFSLTKYGKKYAEIGLPERRILNELQEKKELHMKDLAKIDSLEKKEINIAIGWLVRKGWAKINKGVVTITEVGESSKDKLGDDEVLLNLLNEKGSLSQDELDEDMANGLAALKDRKKLIASEKTTSHSFQLNDLAYEILDKGFDLTEEATQLTHEQLKDGSWAKLKYRPYDINAEYPIFFPGKEHPLRRIIQEIREIFLNLGFTEAKGEYLESAFWNFDSLFQPQDHAAREMQDTFYVKNPLTCDLPDDDLVERVAKTHEDGGNTNSEGWHYDWDADIARQSVLRTHTTGISTQALANWELPIKMFSVGRVFRRETFDYKHLPEFHQVEGLVAAPGINYQNLLGTLKEFYKKLGFEVRFRPAYFPYTYLSTECEIYLEEKESWIELGGCGMFRPEVLEPLGVKVPALAFGLGIERLAMIRYDLSDIRMLYKSDISWLREVPLEEGINFE, from the coding sequence ATGAGTGAAGTTATAGATAAAATCATTAATGAATTACATATTTATGAAAAAAAATTACTTAAAGAGTTAGAAAAGAACGAAGATCTTAGTCCTGATGAGATAGCTCAAGATACAGGCTTAAACATTAAGTCTGTAATGAGCGCAGCAGGAATTCTCGCTTCCAAAGGAATCATCACTGTTAAAAAAGATGTTGAAGAGAAGTTCAGCTTAACTAAATATGGTAAGAAGTATGCTGAAATCGGTCTTCCTGAAAGAAGAATCCTTAATGAGCTTCAAGAGAAAAAAGAATTGCATATGAAAGATTTGGCTAAAATAGACAGTCTTGAAAAGAAGGAAATCAATATTGCAATTGGCTGGTTAGTTCGTAAAGGCTGGGCTAAGATAAACAAAGGTGTAGTGACTATCACTGAAGTTGGAGAATCTTCTAAAGATAAATTAGGTGATGATGAAGTTTTACTTAATCTTTTAAATGAAAAGGGAAGTTTATCTCAAGATGAACTTGATGAAGATATGGCTAATGGTTTAGCAGCACTTAAAGATAGGAAAAAATTAATTGCAAGTGAAAAAACCACTTCCCATAGCTTCCAGCTAAATGACTTGGCTTATGAGATTTTAGATAAGGGCTTTGACTTAACTGAAGAGGCTACCCAATTGACTCATGAGCAATTGAAAGACGGCAGTTGGGCTAAACTAAAATACAGGCCTTATGATATTAATGCTGAATATCCTATTTTCTTCCCAGGTAAGGAACATCCATTAAGAAGAATCATTCAGGAAATTAGGGAAATCTTCCTTAACCTTGGCTTTACAGAAGCAAAAGGAGAATATTTGGAGTCTGCATTTTGGAATTTCGACTCATTGTTCCAGCCTCAAGATCACGCTGCAAGGGAGATGCAGGATACATTTTATGTAAAGAATCCATTGACTTGCGACTTGCCAGATGATGACCTTGTTGAAAGGGTAGCTAAAACCCATGAAGATGGTGGAAATACCAATTCTGAAGGTTGGCATTATGATTGGGATGCAGATATTGCTCGCCAATCTGTTCTTAGAACCCATACAACTGGAATTTCTACACAAGCACTAGCAAATTGGGAGCTTCCTATTAAAATGTTTTCAGTAGGCAGAGTATTTAGAAGAGAAACCTTTGACTATAAGCATTTGCCTGAGTTCCATCAAGTGGAAGGATTGGTTGCAGCTCCTGGAATCAATTATCAAAATCTCCTCGGAACATTAAAGGAATTCTATAAGAAATTAGGCTTTGAAGTTAGATTCAGACCTGCATATTTCCCTTACACTTATCTTTCAACTGAATGTGAAATCTATTTGGAAGAGAAGGAAAGCTGGATAGAGCTTGGCGGATGTGGAATGTTTAGACCTGAAGTTTTAGAACCTTTAGGTGTTAAAGTTCCAGCCTTAGCATTTGGTTTAGGTATTGAACGTTTAGCTATGATTAGATATGACTTATCTGATATTAGAATGCTTTATAAGAGTGATATCAGTTGGTTAAGGGAAGTTCCTTTAGAAGAAGGCATTAACTTTGAATAA
- a CDS encoding triphosphoribosyl-dephospho-CoA synthase, protein MEANQIAKLAQIASALEVSGYPKPGNVHRTRNYDDMVFEDFIISGVVIGDTIRELANHTQSIDDLSDANLGKYILEAVAETNKWIANNTNLGIMMMCVPIAAAASISDDFSQIQENVGKLMDATTVEDAVDLYDAINLADAGGMGDQDEFDVTSEKAKDELRANNQTMFDVLKISAPWDRLASELTSKMPVSFEIGYPTFTGFCNSCEDVDKINKATVLTFMTLLSEIPDTLISRKYGDEVAKDVSLKAKELLEFKDDDDFVEKLLEFDDYLYENKYNPGTTADLTAASIFISYLDKEF, encoded by the coding sequence ATGGAAGCAAACCAAATAGCAAAATTGGCACAAATTGCATCAGCGTTAGAAGTTAGTGGTTATCCAAAACCTGGAAATGTTCATAGGACTCGTAATTATGATGATATGGTCTTTGAAGACTTTATAATCAGTGGAGTTGTTATTGGAGATACCATTCGAGAATTGGCTAATCACACCCAATCCATTGATGATTTGTCTGATGCAAATTTAGGCAAATATATTTTAGAGGCAGTTGCTGAAACAAATAAATGGATTGCAAATAATACCAATCTGGGCATTATGATGATGTGTGTTCCTATTGCAGCTGCTGCTTCAATAAGTGATGATTTTAGCCAAATTCAAGAAAATGTAGGTAAATTGATGGATGCAACTACTGTTGAAGATGCTGTAGATTTATATGATGCAATTAATTTAGCTGATGCTGGAGGAATGGGGGATCAGGATGAGTTTGATGTAACCAGCGAGAAGGCTAAGGATGAATTGCGTGCAAACAATCAAACCATGTTTGATGTTTTAAAGATATCTGCTCCTTGGGATAGATTGGCATCTGAGCTTACTTCTAAAATGCCTGTTTCCTTTGAAATCGGTTATCCGACATTCACTGGTTTCTGCAATTCATGTGAGGATGTTGATAAAATCAATAAGGCTACTGTACTCACTTTCATGACACTTTTATCAGAGATTCCAGACACTCTCATTTCAAGAAAATATGGTGATGAGGTTGCTAAAGATGTGTCTCTAAAGGCAAAAGAGCTTTTAGAATTTAAAGATGATGATGACTTTGTAGAAAAGCTTTTAGAATTCGATGACTATCTCTATGAAAATAAATATAATCCCGGCACTACTGCTGATTTAACTGCAGCATCTATATTTATTAGCTATTTGGATAAAGAATTCTAA
- a CDS encoding zinc-ribbon domain-containing protein has protein sequence MAQIKCPDCGKEQEDTNKFCKNCGANLSNVKAEEVKLDLDAAPTEEKIDLNTAPTEEKLDTDASEVKETPKAPVENKKICSKCGHELNNEKFCPRCGQSTASIVPYEAKTESQGENNDKTCPSCGTKVTTEKFCPNCGSKIEEKKPVQTQNAPQKYCRNCGNPIDPKAEICPKCGVRQLTVVKKEPLFSLILSLIFPGLGQFYNNQTHKGIFLIIGAIVSIVLTIFVIGVLLYMLVWLYGMYDAYSTTIALNNGEYVEDKLF, from the coding sequence ATGGCGCAAATCAAATGCCCAGACTGTGGCAAAGAACAAGAAGATACAAATAAATTCTGTAAAAATTGTGGAGCTAATCTATCAAATGTAAAAGCAGAAGAAGTAAAATTAGACCTAGACGCTGCTCCAACTGAAGAGAAAATAGACTTAAACACTGCTCCAACTGAAGAAAAATTAGATACAGATGCTTCTGAAGTTAAAGAAACTCCTAAAGCTCCTGTGGAAAATAAAAAGATATGCAGCAAATGTGGACATGAATTGAATAATGAAAAGTTCTGTCCAAGATGCGGACAATCCACAGCATCCATAGTTCCATATGAAGCCAAGACTGAAAGCCAAGGTGAAAATAATGACAAAACCTGTCCATCCTGTGGAACTAAAGTAACTACAGAAAAGTTCTGTCCAAATTGCGGAAGTAAAATAGAAGAGAAAAAACCAGTTCAAACACAAAACGCTCCACAGAAATATTGTAGAAATTGTGGAAATCCGATTGATCCTAAAGCTGAAATATGTCCAAAATGTGGCGTAAGACAATTGACTGTTGTTAAAAAAGAACCTTTATTCTCTCTTATTCTATCACTTATATTCCCAGGCCTTGGGCAATTCTATAATAATCAAACTCATAAAGGAATCTTTTTAATTATTGGAGCAATCGTATCCATCGTTTTAACAATTTTTGTAATTGGAGTCTTATTATACATGCTTGTATGGCTTTACGGTATGTACGATGCATATAGCACTACAATTGCTTTAAATAATGGAGAGTATGTTGAAGATAAACTCTTCTAA
- a CDS encoding MBL fold metallo-hydrolase: MKITFLGSGGGRFTTISQKRMTGGFRLDNFGGKNYHIDPGPGALVRSYQFGVNPTKIDGIYISHSHTDHYGDAEILIEAMTRGMTKNNGIIMGSRSVFEKYKRWGPAISNYHRSNSKNLILVPNKIKRFPDFSIKGTDTIHGDPTGVGFQMEANNLKVSYTSDTRYFEELKKYHKGADILIGSVLRHDDDAIKGHMCTDDFINLVGDVKPKLAIMTHFGFKMIAANPVEQAIKVSKNTGVRTLAAFDGMLVDVNEKYPQKSRMLRLKDRFAAHMKQEDVYSTNFKVKSNKRNKMRNKKKYYNNNDSNNSFSSK; this comes from the coding sequence ATGAAAATAACATTTTTAGGTTCTGGTGGAGGAAGATTTACCACCATTAGTCAAAAAAGAATGACTGGGGGATTCAGGCTTGATAATTTCGGTGGAAAGAATTATCATATCGACCCAGGTCCAGGTGCCCTTGTCAGGTCTTACCAATTTGGTGTAAACCCAACTAAAATTGATGGAATTTATATTTCCCATTCACACACTGATCATTATGGTGATGCAGAGATTCTTATTGAAGCGATGACTCGTGGAATGACAAAGAATAATGGGATTATTATGGGGAGCAGGTCTGTTTTTGAAAAGTATAAGCGTTGGGGTCCTGCAATTTCTAATTACCATAGAAGCAATTCCAAGAATCTGATTTTGGTTCCAAATAAAATCAAACGTTTCCCTGATTTTTCAATAAAGGGAACTGACACCATTCATGGAGATCCTACAGGTGTGGGCTTTCAGATGGAAGCAAATAACTTAAAGGTTTCCTACACTTCCGATACAAGATATTTTGAGGAATTGAAGAAATATCATAAGGGTGCAGATATATTGATAGGAAGCGTTTTAAGACATGATGATGATGCTATCAAGGGACATATGTGTACTGATGACTTTATAAATTTGGTTGGTGACGTTAAGCCAAAATTAGCTATAATGACTCATTTTGGATTTAAGATGATTGCTGCCAATCCGGTTGAACAGGCAATAAAGGTTTCAAAGAACACAGGTGTTAGAACTCTTGCTGCATTTGATGGAATGTTGGTGGATGTTAATGAAAAATATCCTCAAAAGTCTCGTATGTTAAGACTTAAGGACAGATTTGCAGCTCATATGAAACAAGAAGACGTTTATTCAACTAATTTTAAAGTTAAATCAAATAAAAGAAATAAAATGAGAAATAAGAAGAAATATTATAATAATAATGATTCTAATAATTCTTTTAGCTCTAAATAA
- the aroC gene encoding chorismate synthase, whose protein sequence is MTNTIGKIFRITSFGSSHGKALGAIVDGCPANLELSEEDIQIELNKRRPGTSALTTARKEQDQVEILSGVFEGKTDGTPITGVVYNTNQKSKDYSSLKNTPRPGHGDYCWIERYGNYDYNGGGRGSGRITIGHVIGGAIAKKLLSAKGIKIISHVVQIGDIRAKEANIESLEENITKNNVRCGDLEVAKLMEDLILSKKEEGNSVGGVVETIALGVPAGLGEPVFGKIDGDLAKVLMNINAVKGVEIGLGFGVATKTAKEINDEFYYERDDVKTKTNNSGGILGGMTNGMPIVSRIAIKPTPSISQIQETIDLNKKENTTIEIKGRHDPCICPRVTAVAESATAIVLADHMIRSGFIHPTNLEKRV, encoded by the coding sequence ATGACAAATACAATTGGAAAAATCTTTAGAATTACTAGTTTTGGTTCTAGTCATGGAAAAGCACTTGGAGCTATTGTAGACGGATGTCCAGCTAATCTAGAACTTAGTGAAGAAGATATACAAATTGAATTAAATAAACGCAGACCAGGAACCAGTGCTTTAACAACTGCAAGAAAAGAACAGGACCAAGTGGAAATATTATCAGGAGTATTTGAAGGAAAAACAGATGGAACTCCAATAACTGGAGTTGTATACAATACAAATCAAAAATCTAAAGATTATTCATCACTTAAGAACACTCCAAGACCAGGACATGGAGATTACTGCTGGATAGAAAGATACGGAAACTACGACTATAACGGAGGAGGTCGTGGAAGCGGTAGAATTACCATAGGCCATGTAATCGGCGGAGCTATAGCAAAAAAGCTTCTTAGTGCAAAAGGAATAAAAATAATCTCCCATGTTGTGCAAATCGGAGATATAAGAGCAAAGGAAGCAAATATTGAATCACTTGAAGAAAACATCACAAAGAATAATGTAAGATGTGGAGACCTTGAAGTGGCCAAGCTTATGGAAGATTTGATTTTATCTAAAAAGGAAGAAGGAAACTCTGTAGGGGGAGTTGTTGAAACAATTGCTTTAGGAGTTCCAGCAGGACTTGGAGAACCTGTTTTTGGAAAAATAGATGGAGATTTAGCAAAAGTCCTAATGAACATCAATGCTGTTAAAGGAGTGGAAATAGGGTTAGGATTTGGTGTTGCGACCAAAACAGCAAAAGAAATCAATGATGAATTCTATTACGAAAGAGATGATGTTAAAACTAAAACAAACAATTCTGGAGGAATTCTTGGAGGAATGACAAATGGAATGCCAATTGTATCAAGAATTGCAATTAAGCCTACTCCTTCAATTTCTCAAATTCAAGAAACCATTGATTTAAATAAAAAGGAAAACACTACAATTGAAATTAAAGGTAGACATGATCCATGCATCTGTCCAAGAGTTACTGCAGTGGCTGAATCAGCAACTGCAATAGTTTTAGCAGACCATATGATTCGTTCAGGATTTATCCATCCTACAAATTTAGAAAAAAGAGTTTAA
- the hemB gene encoding porphobilinogen synthase gives MDFPNTRMRRYRKNSKIRDIVRETKLNKEDLIYPIFVKEDLKDDEKEEISTMPGEFRFSINGAVEYAKTLEAKGLRSIIIFGIPSDSEKDEIASPAYSPTGIVQKTVRKLKAETDLVVITDVCLCEYTSHGHCGILKENEDTDFGYEILNDESLKFLAKTAVSHAEAGADIVAPSDMMDGRVAAIREALDEAGYYNTMIMSYSVKFASSFYAPFREAACSSPSVGNRKSYQMDPANAREAIREAELDVTEGTDFLMVKPALPYLDIIKTVKDEFNLPLVTYNVSGEFSMIMAGIENGYLTEDSIMESLLCIKRAGADLIISNFAPYALDHL, from the coding sequence ATGGATTTTCCAAATACTAGAATGAGAAGATATAGAAAAAACTCTAAAATAAGAGATATAGTTCGTGAAACCAAATTAAATAAAGAGGATTTGATTTATCCAATCTTTGTAAAAGAGGATTTAAAGGATGATGAAAAGGAAGAGATTTCTACAATGCCTGGAGAATTCCGATTTTCTATAAATGGTGCTGTGGAATATGCAAAAACATTGGAGGCTAAAGGATTAAGATCAATCATCATATTCGGTATTCCAAGTGATAGCGAAAAAGATGAAATCGCAAGCCCTGCTTATTCTCCAACAGGAATAGTTCAAAAGACCGTTCGCAAATTAAAGGCTGAAACTGATTTAGTTGTTATAACTGATGTTTGTCTTTGTGAATACACTTCTCATGGTCATTGTGGAATATTGAAGGAAAATGAAGATACTGATTTTGGATATGAAATATTAAATGACGAATCCTTAAAGTTCTTGGCAAAGACTGCGGTATCTCATGCAGAGGCTGGTGCTGATATTGTAGCTCCTTCTGATATGATGGATGGTAGAGTTGCAGCAATCAGAGAGGCTCTTGATGAGGCAGGATATTATAATACAATGATTATGTCTTATTCTGTTAAGTTCGCCTCTTCTTTTTATGCTCCATTTAGGGAAGCGGCATGCTCTTCTCCATCTGTTGGAAATAGGAAATCCTATCAAATGGATCCAGCTAATGCTCGTGAGGCTATTCGTGAGGCAGAGCTTGATGTTACTGAAGGAACTGACTTTTTAATGGTTAAACCCGCTTTACCTTATTTAGACATTATTAAAACAGTAAAAGATGAATTTAATCTGCCTTTGGTAACTTATAATGTAAGTGGCGAATTTTCAATGATTATGGCAGGAATAGAAAATGGCTATTTGACTGAAGACTCTATTATGGAATCCTTATTATGCATTAAAAGAGCAGGTGCAGACTTGATTATTAGCAATTTCGCTCCATATGCTTTAGATCATTTATAA
- a CDS encoding winged helix-turn-helix domain-containing protein, protein MSDFEEVMTEYIKISKHREKVFKTLKDGSKKPSDIARETNLNINSVSLSLKQLTEKELVYLLNPDDKKGRLYKLTEIGETIIKEFDEKTE, encoded by the coding sequence ATGAGTGATTTTGAGGAAGTAATGACTGAATACATCAAAATCTCAAAACACCGCGAAAAAGTATTTAAAACATTGAAAGATGGTTCTAAAAAACCTAGTGACATTGCAAGAGAAACAAATTTAAACATCAACAGTGTTAGTTTATCTCTTAAACAGTTAACTGAAAAAGAATTGGTTTATTTATTAAATCCTGACGACAAGAAAGGACGTTTATATAAATTAACCGAAATAGGCGAAACAATAATCAAGGAATTTGATGAAAAAACCGAATAA
- a CDS encoding desulfoferrodoxin, whose product MVKINEIYRCNHCGNIIEGIVEGAGELVCCGEPMELLEPRQLEEGGVKHIPVVTKEDGKIVVKMGEVEHPMLEEHYINFVQLTIGDQVFRANLKPGEEPKAVFDINAEIEDIKAIEYCNIHGLWHA is encoded by the coding sequence ATGGTAAAAATTAATGAAATTTACAGATGCAACCACTGCGGAAATATAATCGAAGGAATCGTTGAAGGTGCCGGAGAACTTGTATGCTGTGGAGAACCTATGGAACTCTTAGAACCTAGACAATTAGAGGAAGGTGGAGTAAAACACATCCCTGTAGTTACTAAAGAAGATGGAAAAATTGTAGTTAAAATGGGAGAAGTTGAACACCCTATGTTAGAAGAACACTACATTAACTTTGTCCAATTAACCATTGGAGATCAAGTCTTCCGTGCTAACTTAAAACCAGGAGAAGAACCAAAAGCAGTATTTGACATTAACGCTGAAATTGAAGACATAAAAGCAATCGAATATTGTAACATCCACGGCTTATGGCATGCATAA
- a CDS encoding DUF2121 family protein, producing MSLIIAYVGKKGCVMAADKRRIAYFGLKEQREILEQEIYSGEIHNDEELYARAEELDVNLKVTDNACKVKSIENVAIGEVSSRGTMETKRKRIYGTSNGFKIIELSGSHVLNSKRGVSSIIVFGNKVTKSLANKMIQERWKPSFSLKYMGEIFGEILKDIAEITPSVGKDYDVIIEKNNLAKSQVQDYIDEVAERDVKVLAKFRAQLREQLMEQNENIKLASTIIEEGSVGEIVIIDDTLIEVKLNPDVRAFDVNWKVLAGPGENVLMVVDDSEGLDKGDEIVIEDEVLCVKKNKANLKCDIILCHLE from the coding sequence ATGAGTTTAATTATTGCTTATGTAGGAAAAAAAGGATGTGTAATGGCGGCGGATAAGCGTAGAATTGCTTATTTCGGTTTAAAAGAACAACGTGAAATTTTAGAACAAGAAATTTACTCTGGTGAAATTCATAATGATGAAGAATTATATGCTAGGGCTGAAGAGTTAGATGTTAATTTAAAAGTTACAGATAATGCATGTAAAGTAAAAAGCATTGAAAATGTTGCTATTGGTGAAGTAAGCTCTAGAGGAACAATGGAAACTAAAAGGAAAAGAATTTATGGTACAAGCAATGGTTTTAAAATCATTGAACTTTCCGGTTCTCATGTATTAAACTCTAAAAGAGGAGTCTCTTCAATAATCGTATTTGGTAATAAAGTTACTAAATCATTAGCTAATAAAATGATTCAGGAAAGATGGAAGCCTAGTTTCAGTTTAAAATATATGGGAGAGATATTTGGAGAGATTCTAAAGGACATTGCTGAAATCACTCCTTCTGTAGGTAAGGATTATGATGTGATAATTGAAAAAAATAATTTGGCAAAGAGCCAAGTTCAAGATTATATAGATGAAGTCGCTGAAAGGGACGTTAAAGTTTTAGCTAAATTCAGGGCACAACTTAGAGAGCAGTTGATGGAACAGAATGAAAATATAAAATTGGCTTCAACTATTATTGAAGAGGGATCCGTTGGCGAAATCGTTATAATTGATGATACCTTAATTGAAGTGAAGTTAAATCCTGATGTTAGGGCATTTGATGTTAATTGGAAGGTCCTTGCAGGTCCTGGTGAAAATGTTTTAATGGTTGTGGACGACTCTGAAGGTCTTGATAAGGGCGATGAGATAGTAATTGAAGACGAAGTCTTATGCGTTAAGAAGAATAAGGCTAATTTGAAATGTGATATAATTTTATGTCATCTTGAATAA
- a CDS encoding exodeoxyribonuclease III, with translation MTKIRLISWNVNGIRAIHKKGFLDWFNEEKADIVNLQETKAKIEQLPKKLINVPGYTSYFHSAERGGYSGVATYTSIEPNEVINGMGIEKFDIEGRLIRLDFDDFTLLNIYYPNGGRDEERLQYKLDFYDAFLDYANDLRDQGKNLVICGDLNTAHKEIDLARPKQNEDVSGFLPIEREWVSKFLDNGYVDTFRMLHENEKEKYTWWSYRTRARERNVGWRLDYFFVNEEFKDNVRASYIISEVMGSDHCPIALEIEI, from the coding sequence ATGACAAAAATTAGACTTATCTCATGGAATGTAAATGGCATTAGAGCAATTCATAAAAAGGGCTTTCTAGACTGGTTTAATGAAGAGAAAGCAGATATTGTAAACTTACAGGAAACCAAAGCTAAAATAGAGCAGTTACCAAAAAAATTAATCAATGTTCCAGGCTATACCAGCTATTTCCACTCAGCTGAAAGGGGAGGATATAGCGGAGTGGCCACTTACACTTCAATAGAGCCAAATGAAGTTATTAATGGAATGGGAATTGAGAAATTTGATATTGAAGGAAGATTAATCAGATTGGATTTTGATGACTTTACTCTCTTAAACATCTATTATCCTAATGGAGGTCGCGACGAAGAGAGATTGCAATATAAATTAGACTTCTATGATGCATTTCTTGATTATGCTAACGATTTAAGAGACCAAGGAAAAAATCTTGTTATCTGCGGTGACTTAAATACTGCACATAAGGAAATAGATCTTGCAAGACCTAAGCAAAATGAGGATGTATCAGGTTTTCTTCCTATAGAAAGAGAATGGGTAAGCAAATTTCTAGACAATGGCTATGTAGATACCTTTAGAATGCTACATGAAAATGAAAAAGAAAAATATACATGGTGGAGTTATAGGACTAGAGCGAGAGAACGCAATGTAGGGTGGCGTTTAGATTACTTCTTCGTAAACGAAGAATTTAAAGACAATGTAAGAGCATCTTACATTATCTCTGAAGTGATGGGTTCTGATCACTGCCCTATAGCTTTAGAAATTGAAATTTAA